In a genomic window of Meriones unguiculatus strain TT.TT164.6M chromosome 8, Bangor_MerUng_6.1, whole genome shotgun sequence:
- the Tmbim6 gene encoding bax inhibitor 1, producing MNIFDRKINFDALLKFSHITPSTQQHLKKVYASFALCMFVAAAGAYVHVVTHFIQAGLLSALGSLGLMMWLMATPHSHETEQKRLGLLAGFAFLTGVGLGPALELCIAINPSILPTAFMGTAMIFTCFSLSALYARRRSYLFLGGVLMSAMSLMFLSSLGNLFFGSIWLFQANLYVGLLVMCGFVLFDTQLIIEKAENGDKDYIWHCVDLFLDFVTLFRKLMLILALNEKDKKKEKK from the exons AACTCCCTCGACACAGCAGCACCTAAAGAAGGTCTATGCCAGTTTTGCACTCTGTATGTTTGTGGCGGCGGCAGGGGCCTATGTCCATGTGGTCACACATTTCATTCAG GCTGGCCTGCTCTCTGCCTTGGGCTCCCTGGGCTTGATGATGTGGCTGATGGCAACACCTCATAGCCACGAAACTGAGCAGAAAAGACTGGGACTTCTGGCTGGCTTCGCTTTCCTGACAG GAGTTGGCCTGGGCCCTGCTTTGGAGTTGTGCATTGCCATCAATCCCAG CATCCTCCCTACCGCCTTTATGGGCACGGCTATGATCTTCACCTGCTTCAGCCTGAGTGCGCTCTACGCCAGGCGCCGGAGCTACCTGTTCTTGGGAG GTGTCCTGATGTCAGCTATGAGCCTCATGTTCCTGTCTTCTCTGGGGAACCTTTTCTTTGGATCCATTTGGCTGTTCCAG gCAAACCTGTATGTGGGGCTGCTGGTCATGTGCGGCTTTGTCCTTTTTGATACTCAGCTCATCATTGAAAAGGCTGAAAATGGAGATAAGGATTACATCTG GCACTGCGTTGACCTCTTCCTCGATTTTGTTACACTCTTCCGGAAGCTCATGCTGATCCTGGCTCTGAATGAGAAG gacaagaagaaagaaaagaagtga